The proteins below are encoded in one region of Maribacter aestuarii:
- a CDS encoding efflux RND transporter periplasmic adaptor subunit: protein MKYIFNLIGLVLFFSCQDSQEKILPSKTRLTESVYSSVTVQPDSLYQVYAVVAGIVENNLVEEGDTVHKGTPLVQIINTTPKLNADNARLSLRLAQENYNGSSAVLSTLEDEIRAATLSYKNDSINFFRQKNLWEQNIGSKVQLENRKLAYELSRNKLGILKNSYERTKNELATQVQQALNNYEAAQVSTKDFTVVSKINGKVYALFKEPGEIVTTMEPLASVGSASNFIIEMLVDEVDIVRLAEGKKALITLDAYGQKVFEAEISKIYPQKDERSQTFMVEAIFKSPPERLYPGLAGEGNIIVAEKDEVLTIPKAYLIDSNKVLTEDGEKEVVIGLQNLEKVEILEGIDANTYVLKPEER, encoded by the coding sequence ATGAAGTATATTTTTAACTTAATAGGTCTAGTCCTGTTTTTTTCTTGTCAAGATTCGCAAGAAAAGATACTTCCATCTAAAACCCGATTAACTGAATCCGTATACTCTTCGGTAACGGTGCAGCCAGACAGTCTTTATCAGGTATATGCGGTAGTCGCAGGTATTGTCGAAAATAATCTTGTAGAAGAAGGTGATACGGTACATAAAGGAACTCCACTTGTACAGATCATTAATACGACGCCAAAATTAAATGCGGATAATGCCCGCCTCTCCCTGCGTTTGGCACAAGAAAATTACAACGGGAGTTCTGCTGTATTGAGCACACTAGAAGATGAAATAAGAGCAGCAACCCTTTCTTATAAAAACGATTCGATCAATTTTTTTAGACAGAAAAATTTATGGGAACAAAACATAGGTTCAAAGGTGCAGTTAGAAAATAGAAAATTGGCGTATGAACTCTCTAGAAATAAGTTGGGGATACTTAAAAACAGTTACGAACGTACTAAAAATGAGCTGGCGACCCAAGTACAGCAGGCCCTGAATAATTATGAGGCTGCCCAGGTTTCTACAAAGGATTTTACGGTTGTTAGTAAAATCAACGGAAAAGTGTATGCCCTCTTTAAAGAACCGGGGGAGATCGTCACTACTATGGAACCATTGGCATCTGTTGGGAGTGCTTCCAATTTTATTATTGAGATGTTAGTGGATGAAGTTGATATCGTAAGGCTTGCAGAGGGTAAAAAAGCCTTGATTACCTTGGACGCCTATGGGCAGAAAGTTTTTGAAGCGGAAATCAGCAAAATTTATCCTCAAAAAGACGAACGCTCGCAAACCTTTATGGTTGAGGCTATTTTTAAGTCACCTCCGGAAAGGTTGTATCCCGGACTTGCCGGTGAAGGGAACATCATTGTTGCCGAAAAAGACGAAGTGCTTACCATACCCAAAGCCTATCTCATTGATAGCAATAAAGTGCTCACGGAAGATGGAGAGAAAGAAGTGGTAATTGGATTGCAAAATTTGGAAAAAGTAGAAATCCTTGAAGGAATTGATGCCAATACATACGTACTTAAACCCGAGGAAAGATGA
- a CDS encoding ABC transporter permease, whose protein sequence is MNWKVILNIAKTHLLTKMKSTVTAALGVTFGIGAYITLVSFMTGLNEMLDDLVLNQTPHIHIYNEIEPSKNQPISLYTGFEDAINVVHSVKPKQSQKKIHNALPIISYLRKDPNVKGATPETNAQIFYLSGSIELGGNLSGVDIMEVVRLSNIQDNIVEGSPEALKNNDNGILLGAGLAEKMSLSVGERVQISTISGSVFPLKIVGIYQSGIAEIDNIQSYTNLKTVQRILGEAENYVTDINVKLFDITQAESMANRLEQQFGIKATDINEANAQFETGSNIRNLITYAVSITLLVVAGFGIYNILNMLIYEKMKDIAILKATGFSGRDVQFIFMSQAMIIGAVGGLLGLLIGFVLSKLIDQAPFNTEALPTITTYPVNFKMGYYLIGLVFALISTFIAGYLPSNKAKKIDPVRIIRGT, encoded by the coding sequence ATGAATTGGAAAGTTATCTTGAATATTGCCAAAACACACCTTTTGACAAAGATGAAAAGTACGGTTACTGCTGCCTTGGGGGTTACTTTTGGTATCGGAGCCTATATTACGCTAGTTAGTTTTATGACTGGTTTAAATGAGATGTTGGACGATTTAGTTCTAAACCAAACCCCACACATTCATATATATAATGAAATTGAGCCTTCAAAAAACCAACCAATAAGTCTATATACCGGCTTTGAGGATGCCATAAATGTAGTACACTCCGTAAAACCAAAGCAAAGTCAGAAGAAAATCCATAATGCCTTACCTATTATCTCGTATTTAAGGAAGGACCCGAATGTAAAAGGGGCCACCCCGGAGACCAATGCACAGATATTTTACCTCTCCGGTTCCATAGAACTGGGTGGTAACCTTTCCGGTGTTGATATTATGGAAGTGGTACGTCTTTCCAACATTCAGGATAATATTGTGGAGGGGAGTCCAGAGGCCTTGAAAAATAATGATAATGGTATTTTGCTCGGCGCCGGTCTTGCAGAAAAGATGTCATTATCTGTTGGGGAACGGGTACAGATCAGCACGATTTCCGGTAGCGTGTTTCCACTAAAAATAGTAGGTATATATCAGAGCGGTATAGCAGAAATCGACAATATTCAAAGCTATACGAATCTAAAAACCGTACAGCGTATTTTGGGAGAGGCTGAAAATTATGTTACAGATATTAATGTTAAGCTCTTTGATATTACGCAAGCCGAATCCATGGCAAATAGGTTGGAACAGCAGTTTGGTATTAAAGCGACCGATATAAATGAAGCCAATGCACAATTTGAAACAGGTTCTAATATTAGGAATTTAATTACTTACGCAGTTTCGATTACCCTGCTGGTCGTTGCTGGATTTGGCATATACAACATCCTAAATATGCTTATTTATGAAAAGATGAAGGACATTGCGATTTTAAAAGCAACTGGTTTTTCCGGACGTGACGTGCAGTTTATATTCATGAGTCAGGCAATGATTATTGGAGCTGTAGGTGGTTTGCTAGGATTGCTGATAGGCTTTGTTCTTTCAAAACTTATAGACCAGGCACCGTTTAATACTGAGGCCCTACCAACCATAACTACCTATCCCGTTAATTTTAAAATGGGCTATTATTTGATAGGGCTTGTTTTTGCATTAATATCAACATTCATTGCAGGGTACCTGCCTTCTAACAAAGCAAAAAAAATAGACCCCGTAAGGATTATTAGAGGAACTTGA